The Glycine max cultivar Williams 82 chromosome 12, Glycine_max_v4.0, whole genome shotgun sequence genome window below encodes:
- the LOC100780989 gene encoding Vacuolar protein sorting-associated protein 24 homolog 1-like, with translation MEKVKNILKPKPNPQQLLRDWQRRLRQGCRNIERQIRDIQREEKNVQKAIREAAKRNDMGSAKALAKELVRSRKTVNRLYENKAQMNSISMHLGESVAIARTVGHLSKSAEVMKLVNNLIKAPEMAVTMQEFSKEMTKAGVIEEIVNDAVDTALDSEDIEDEIEEEVDKVLTAIAGETAAQLPEAARKERVKQPAQSVGAAEEEAIAEGVDDEEEMEEIRARLAKVRS, from the exons ATGGAGAAGGTGAAGAACATTCTGAAGCCGAAGCCAAATCCGCAGCAACTATTGAGGGATTGGCAGCGCAGGCTTCGCCAAGGGTGTCGCAACATTGAGCGCCAAATTCGCG ATAtacagagagaagaaaaaaatgtgcaGAAGGCGATTAGAGAAGCAGCAAAGAGGAATGACATGGGCTCTGCAAAG GCACTTGCTAAGGAACTTGTGAGATCTAGGAAAACGGTGAACCGTCTTTATGAAAATAAAGcacaaatgaattcaatatcAATGCACCTTGGAGAGAGTGTTG CTATTGCTCGCACGGTGGGGCATCTATCAAAGAGTGCTGAGGTTATGAAGCTTGTCAATAACCTCATAAAGGCTCCTGAAATGGCTGTGACAATGCAAGAGTTCAGCAAAGAAATGACAAAG GCAGGAGTTATTGAGGAGATAGTAAATGATGCTGTTGACACAGCACTAGATTCCGAGGACATAGAAGATGAGATAGAAGAAGAAGTCGATAAAGTCTTGACCGCAATAGCTGGTGAGACAGCCGCACAACTTCCTGAAGCTGCGAGGAAAGAAAGGGTGAAGCAACCTGCTCAAAGTGTTGGAGCCGCAGAG GAAGAGGCTATAGCTGAGGGTGTTGATGATGAGGAAGAAATGGAAGAAATAAGGGCCCGACTTGCTAAAGTTAGATCGTAA
- the LOC100779919 gene encoding transcription factor RAX2-like encodes MGRAPCCDKASVKRGPWSPEEDTKLKEYIEKHGTGGNWIALPQKAGLKRCGKSCRLRWLNYLRPNIKHGDFSDEEDRIICSLYVNIGSRWSIIAAQLPGRTDNDIKNYWNTKLKKKLMGLLPLSHHRKQPSFPSSTLQNSPPSPSSDQLYGEYCTYTPLTTTSFTSNIEPFSLPSSNYASTSTTSVSHSFYQNQDSMQQCYHPTRDNNMLMFGSEGSCSTSSDGSCTQGREIIKQEEIGYHSYNNDYNFMLNHSNNINDGEKSCFGEWFSQTLLTPLDYDLEDIKQLISSSSSTASFNNVDENKTEEKAMYYYYY; translated from the exons atgggaAGAGCTCCATGTTGTGACAAGGCAAGTGTTAAGAGAGGGCCATGGTCCCCAGAAGAAGACACAAAGCTGAAGGAGTACATAGAGAAGCATGGAACTGGAGGGAATTGGATTGCTCTTCCTCAGAAAGCTG GACTTAAGAGATGTGGAAAAAGTTGTAGATTGAGATGGCTCAACTATCTCAGGCCCAACATTAAGCATGGAGATTTCTCAGATGAGGAAGACAGAATAATTTGCAGCCTTTATGTTAATATTGGAAGCAG GTGGTCAATTATAGCTGCTCAGTTACCAGGAAGGACAGACAATGATATTAAGAACTACTGGAACACCAAGTTGAAGAAAAAGCTCATGGGTTTGCTTCCTCTTTCTCATCACAGAAAACAACCTTCATTTCCATCCTCTACCCTTCAAAACTCTCCACCCTCTCCTTCATCTGACCAACTTTACGGAGAGTACTGCACCTACACCCCCTTAACAACCACATCTTTCACAAGTAATATTGAACCCTTTTCCCTCCCTTCAAGTAACTACGCAAGCACAAGTACAACCTCAGTTTCTCACTCCTTTTACCAGAACCAAGACTCCATGCAACAATGCTATCACCCTACGAGAGACAACAACATGCTCATGTTTGGAAGCGAAGGAAGTTGCAGTACTTCCTCTGACGGAAGCTGCACTCAAGGCAGAGAAATTATCAAGCAAGAAGAAATTGGTTACCACAGCTACAATAATGATTATAACTTTATGCTTAATCACAGCAACAATATTAATGATGGAGAAAAGTCATGTTTTGGTGAGTGGTTTAGCCAAACACTACTAACACCGTTGGATTATGATCTTGAGGATATTAAGCAATTGATTAGTAGCAGCAGTAGCACTGCTAGCTTCAATAATGTTGATGAAAACAAGACAGAAGAGAAGGCCAtgtactactactactactag
- the LOC100780448 gene encoding protein N-lysine methyltransferase METTL21A, with protein MEPDRLNSPTTFEMPLEVMGHELQFSQDPNSKHLGTTVWDASLVFVKFLERNCRKGKFSPAKLKGKRVIELGAGCGVSGIGMALLGCDVIVTDQKEVLPLLQRNVERNISRITQKNPESFGSIKVAELQWGDESHIKAVGPPFDYIIGTDVVYVEHLLEPLLQTILALSGPRTTIMLGYEIRSTSVHEKMLQKWKRNFDVKTVAKSKMDETFQHPSIQLFIMGFKQSAECTENPGQATVEKVDVETVVEDKSREGNVVVEGSGLVEENVEDHSKPISQNAKLSEWEARRYGAMAARILKDVKIS; from the exons ATGGAGCCTGACAG GTTAAATTCCCCAACCACATTTGAGATGCCATTGGAGGTTATGGGCCATGAGTTACAGTTTTCTCAG GATCCCAATTCCAAGCACTTAGGGACTACAGTATGGGATGCATCACTTGTGTTTGTCAAGTTTCTT GAACGGAATTGCAGAAAGGGAAAGTTTTCCCCAGCTAAACTTAAAGGAAAACGTGTAATTGAACTAGGAGCTGGCTGTGGTGTTTCTGGTATTG GCATGGCTTTGTTGGGGTGTGATGTTATTGTGACAGACCAAAAGGAGGTTTTGCCATTGTTACAGAGAAATGTTGAGCGTAATATTTCAAGGATCACGCAAAAGAATCCTG agtcATTTGGTTCGATCAAGGTGGCTGAGCTTCAGTGGGGAGATGAGAGTCACATTAAGGCTGTTGGTCCTCCATTTGACTACATTATTGGcactgatgtt GTTTATGTAGAGCATCTATTGGAGCCTCTATTACAGACAATACTTGCTTTATCTGGACCAAGGACTACAATTATG TTGGGCTATGAGATCCGCTCTACGAGCGTCCATGAGAAGATGCTTCAGAAGTGGAAAAGAAACTTTGATGTCAAGACTGTCGCGAAGTCCAAG ATGGATGAAACATTTCAACATCCAAGTATTCAACTCTTCATTATGGGATTCAAACAATCTGCAGAGTGCACAGAGAACCCAGGTCAGGCAACTGTTGAAAAAGTTGATGTGGAAACTGTTGTGGAGGATAAAAGCAGGGAGGGAAATGTTGTAGTAGAAGGATCTGGTCTCGTTGAAGAAAATGTTGAGGATCACAGTAAGCCAATCTCACAAAATGCAAAGCTTAGTGAGTGGGAAGCCAGAAGGTATGGAGCAATGGCTGCAAGGATTTTAAAAGATGTAAAAATATCCTGA